The following coding sequences lie in one Homalodisca vitripennis isolate AUS2020 chromosome X, UT_GWSS_2.1, whole genome shotgun sequence genomic window:
- the LOC124369313 gene encoding protein POLR1D-like: protein MTNSNNSEVDLNKLAEEELLREAKRAVARSEVSGIEGFKKCPLPQTNKRFLTNTIVNNIKSNKRKTEAQNEKKKRFSTEKAKKASNNTLSVTRNQEKRKSVKKKSSSSVKKTNNSTR, encoded by the coding sequence GTTAGCTGAAGAAGAACTGTTAAGGGAGGCCAAGAGAGCAGTAGCAAGATCTGAAGTTTCAGGCATTGAAGGTTTCAAAAAGTGCCCTCTACCACAAACTAATAAGAGATTCCTTACAAATACCATTGTTAATAATATCAAGAGCAACAAAAGGAAAACAGAAGCACAAAATGAGAAAAAGAAAAGGTTTTCAACCGAAAAAGCTAAAAAAGCAAGTAACAATACTTTATCAGTGACCAGAAATCAAGAAAAAAGGAAATCTGTTAAGAAAAAGTCTAGTAGTagtgtaaaaaaaaccaataacagCACTCGGTAA